In one window of Palaemon carinicauda isolate YSFRI2023 chromosome 2, ASM3689809v2, whole genome shotgun sequence DNA:
- the LOC137617411 gene encoding uncharacterized protein, protein MSVAPFILTRPTYTLINSLILPIQSVPADDLTAEPVLRGYLTFLFPVSILLDALMEEAEDGRSLGKEQFGVYKTIERRLSVEYGIDGRSCILRFICELQRRPISQWTVAGQLLTVLFTPSYGSKKEDQELLMEYRAAQMLGLKDEIDCGAIYNKCPISVFYYFDAVQNITSTLRSEEKQPKYLWDY, encoded by the exons ATGTCTGTTGCTCCCTTCATTTTGACCCGACCAACCTATACCCTCATCAACTCGCTCATCCTTCCCATACAGAGTGTGCCCGCAGATGACCTGACAGCCGAGCCTGTTCTCAGAGGCTATTTGACGTTCCTCTTCCCTGTCAGTATATTACTCGACGCACTGATGGAAGAAGCAGAGGACGGGAG GAGCTTAGGCAAAGAGCAATTCGGGGTGTACAAGACTATAGAGCGGCGCTTGTCGGTGGAATACGGCATAGACGGCCGGTCCTGCATCCTTAGATTTATCTGCGAGTTGCAGCGTAGGCCTATCAGCCAGTGGACCGTCGCTGGCCAGCTATTAACAGTACTATTTAC GCCCAGTTATggaagcaaaaaggaagatcagGAACTCCTGATGGAGTACAGAGCAGCCCAAATGCTAGGCCTGAAAGACGAGATTGACTGTGGCGCCATCTACAACAAATGCCCCATCAGCGTCTTTTACTATTTCGATGCCGTGCAAAACATTACTTCCACTCTCCGCTCTGAGGAAAAACAGCCAAAATATCTATGGGATTATTGA